A window of the Neofelis nebulosa isolate mNeoNeb1 chromosome 13, mNeoNeb1.pri, whole genome shotgun sequence genome harbors these coding sequences:
- the LOC131492645 gene encoding liprin-alpha-1-like has protein sequence MKELLATLCTLMAKLEEDLAISRKDLIRSEAMNSILQRDVREAMAQKEDMQERITTLEKRCLRAQQEATSLQDLKDKLENEIAKKDSLHRQTADQNRQLQERLEVAERKLQQTPRKAKSLPEVEAEPAQRVATLCKAEQRRGNIEERLRQMEAQLEEKNQELQRVRQREKMNEETNKCLSGTIDQLLSESDERLQRHLKERMAAVEDKVGHERQRLSAPVLTEETLTL, from the exons atgaaaGAGCTCCTGGCTACCCTGTGCACTCTCATGGCCAAGCTGGAAGAGGACCTAGCCATATCAAGGAAAGACCTCATCCGTTCTGAAGCAATGAACAGCATATTACAAAGAGATGTCCGTGAA GCCATGGCCCAGAAGGAAGACATGCAAGAGAGGATCACTACCCTTGAGAAGCGCTGCCTCAGGGCACAGCAGGAAGCCACCTCTCTGCAGGACCTCAAGGATAAACTTGAAAACGAGATCGCAAAGAAGGACTCTCTGCATCGACAG aCTGCGGATCAAAACCGCCAGTTGCAAGAGCGCCTGGAGGTGGCGGAGCGGAAGCTGCAGCAGACCCCGAGGAAGGCCAAGTCGCTGCCCGAGGTGGAAGCCGAGCCGGCCCAGAGGGTGGCCACCCTCTGCAAG GCCGAGCAGAGGCGTGGCAACATCGAGGAAAGGCTGCGCCAGATGGAGGCCCAGCTGGAGGAAAAGAACCAAGAACTGCAGCGG gtaaggcagagagaaaaaatgaatgaagagactAATAAATGTCTGTCGGGCACTATTGACCAGCTCCTTTCCGAATCTGACGAGCGTCTTCAGCGTCATCTTAAGGAGAGAATGGCTGCTGTGGAAGATAAGGTAGGACATGAGAGACAGCGGCTGAGTGCCCCCGTCCTCACAGAGGAGACGCTCACGTTGTGA